One window from the genome of Mugil cephalus isolate CIBA_MC_2020 chromosome 23, CIBA_Mcephalus_1.1, whole genome shotgun sequence encodes:
- the LOC125001013 gene encoding CD48 antigen-like isoform X1: MEPVFIVNSWLLTVIFLFVTLNTGQVNSVEYKKVGDEVVLSPGSEASPISRITWKHNSNLAVKWYEGGTIDYFSSFKGRCELNTTTGELIIPKPILEDSGSYRVEINNRVLDTTEIKFISGVPKPAVSENCDAEKTHCVLTCEGITTDSEPVTYTWWSGDVTKSQTKQLIITKNDTEPSFTCELENPVSSERSREVLNPFTSSSITGNNSNGLNWLFLPLGLGPGVVLVLAAVGVIIYKCKHKAAETSQVSPLSVAETQTLLHDSNGVVQVLTTLDHINETENKPLLPGNNSEVQPSSSSPGTVNETGE; the protein is encoded by the exons ATGGAGCCGGTTTTTATCGTCAACTCTTGGTTGTTGACGGTGATTTTCTTGTTCGTGACATTGAATACAGGTCAAGTTAACTCAG tcgAGTACAAGAAAGTAGGAGATGAAGTCGTCCTGAGTCCAGGCTCTGAGGCTTCACCCATCAGCAGGATCACATGGAAACATAACTCAAACCTGGCTGTGAAGTGGTATGAAGGAGGCACGATTGACTACTTCTCGAGTTTTAAAG gTCGCTGTGAACTGAACACCACAACTGGAGAGCTGATCATCCCAAAACCAATACTGGAGGACAGCGGCAGCTACAGAGTAGAGATCAACAACAGAGTCCTGGACACAACTGAAATCAAGTTTATCT CTGGCGTCCCTAAACCAGCTGTGTCAGAAAACTGTGATGCTGAAAAGACCCACTGTGTTCTGACCTGTGAAGGCATCACTACAGACTCTGAACCAGTCACCTACACCTGGTGGTCAGGTGACGTGACGAAGAGTCAAACCAAGCAGCTCATAATAACAAAG AACGATACGGAGCCTTCGTTTACCTGTGAGTTAGAAAACCCAGTCAGCTCTGAACGCAGCAGAGAAGTCCTCAaccctttcacctcctcctccatcacag GGAATAACAGTAACGGTCTGAATTGGTTATTCCTACCGCTGGGTCTGGGTCCGGGTGTGGTTTTGGTTCTGGCGGCTGTTGGTGTCATCAtatacaaatgcaaacacaaagcag cagaaacatcacaggtctctcctctcagtgtagctg agacacaaacgttGCTTCATGATAGCAACGGTGTAGTCCAAGTATTAACCACTCTAGACCACATCAATGAAACAG agAATAAACCATTGCTTCCTGGTAACAACAGTGAAGTCCAACCATCATCATCCAGTCCAGGAACCGTTAATGAAACAGGTGAGTAA
- the LOC125001013 gene encoding CD48 antigen-like isoform X2, with protein sequence MEPVFIVNSWLLTVIFLFVTLNTGQVNSVEYKKVGDEVVLSPGSEASPISRITWKHNSNLAVKWYEGGTIDYFSSFKGRCELNTTTGELIIPKPILEDSGSYRVEINNRVLDTTEIKFISGVPKPAVSENCDAEKTHCVLTCEGITTDSEPVTYTWWSGDVTKSQTKQLIITKNDTEPSFTCELENPVSSERSREVLNPFTSSSITGNNSNGLNWLFLPLGLGPGVVLVLAAVGVIIYKCKHKAAETSQVSPLSVAETQTLLHDSNGVVQVLTTLDHINETGE encoded by the exons ATGGAGCCGGTTTTTATCGTCAACTCTTGGTTGTTGACGGTGATTTTCTTGTTCGTGACATTGAATACAGGTCAAGTTAACTCAG tcgAGTACAAGAAAGTAGGAGATGAAGTCGTCCTGAGTCCAGGCTCTGAGGCTTCACCCATCAGCAGGATCACATGGAAACATAACTCAAACCTGGCTGTGAAGTGGTATGAAGGAGGCACGATTGACTACTTCTCGAGTTTTAAAG gTCGCTGTGAACTGAACACCACAACTGGAGAGCTGATCATCCCAAAACCAATACTGGAGGACAGCGGCAGCTACAGAGTAGAGATCAACAACAGAGTCCTGGACACAACTGAAATCAAGTTTATCT CTGGCGTCCCTAAACCAGCTGTGTCAGAAAACTGTGATGCTGAAAAGACCCACTGTGTTCTGACCTGTGAAGGCATCACTACAGACTCTGAACCAGTCACCTACACCTGGTGGTCAGGTGACGTGACGAAGAGTCAAACCAAGCAGCTCATAATAACAAAG AACGATACGGAGCCTTCGTTTACCTGTGAGTTAGAAAACCCAGTCAGCTCTGAACGCAGCAGAGAAGTCCTCAaccctttcacctcctcctccatcacag GGAATAACAGTAACGGTCTGAATTGGTTATTCCTACCGCTGGGTCTGGGTCCGGGTGTGGTTTTGGTTCTGGCGGCTGTTGGTGTCATCAtatacaaatgcaaacacaaagcag cagaaacatcacaggtctctcctctcagtgtagctg agacacaaacgttGCTTCATGATAGCAACGGTGTAGTCCAAGTATTAACCACTCTAGACCACATCAATGAAACAG GTGAGTAA